One segment of Candidatus Hydrogenedentota bacterium DNA contains the following:
- a CDS encoding immunoglobulin domain-containing protein, whose product MASPPAPQKTVLTTVLGTAVNDAVLTRNTNVPYQATGTRYPLIPDIAGGPYTYGWYGPANYWNKSAVDAAIPSGFGSATLTGVFAGYEQLVVKNGTGAVVSDVRVKVGANDPISIQASPADGGHATPDLAPGEVWSVVLESGSSAIAGIPPTITTDPTSQTVDNDADVTLSAAATGSATLSYQWRKDGLDITDATNATLVLNNVTDADQGSYDCVITNQFLKAAEAKPVTAAATLRVRPIITDVAVESGLTVLVTFSQAMGTGVTDAGNYAITGSSGQGTLANAPDAVELVSGNQYRLTWAAGEMRNGFDITVTATGMEDAEGDAVAPAGTSGTHVGGAIGVNPTVTVEQAAGQADPADDVIVHFTATFSEAVTGFDETDVTLGGTSGGVKTVAVTGGPVEFDIAVQGMTEGTLICSVAADVCTDLAGNPNEASTSVDNTILYDANLPSVVSVNVVTWRSVDVTFDEAVYDGATDPANYAISGSGNNSLATNPDSVVNVGGNTYRLTWTDGEMFDGLDITITVTNVFDAIGRPMGSQNFGTHVGGGIAPVHITGDPVSLTVNWHQAVPAQFTVSATGTAPLVYQWRKDGLDMADGGNISGASTAALDIASPENSDEAVYLCAVNNVVGNEVTSNTATLTVNDPYIATHPVSQSVLPHTNVNFSVEAYGSGVLDYRWSKDGTPLDDGGNISGASTASLDLTDVSAADNGAYVCTVTGADPEPVVSNAATLSVTDPAILTQPASITVDPDQPASFTVVLVTGSTLPVDYQWLKDGSPLANTGTLEAGNYTATLTIPAAQQADEGLYSCQLAGVDTIVSDAAELTVNDPPDIDSVVVTPTGGVVAIGAPAQFEVIMKPHDDYTPFSYQWKLNGVDLADGPGISGANAAVLQIAAAQIPDEGAYTCTVTNSAGEDTSDPVNLWVGGAPLSIDNVLPNLKRYLGEWAQFTVSVSGGRPPITYEWWFVEELAKANTTPIQVNTESLPVYNTMALFANEGFYTARVIDDRIALQSNTAYLDVEDFLRIQTHPQGASKLTNQTHTFNVTTSGGFLPLSYSWYKIGNPAVLGTTPSYTIPSLTVSDAGAYFVQISDSNTNVVVSNSAVLEVAPGTPVAGLIGLGLLGGMVLCGGAFVVRRRK is encoded by the coding sequence ATGGCCTCGCCTCCGGCTCCACAAAAAACAGTGCTGACCACCGTGTTGGGCACTGCGGTCAACGATGCGGTTCTTACGCGCAATACCAATGTGCCGTACCAGGCCACGGGTACCCGGTATCCGTTGATTCCGGATATTGCGGGTGGCCCGTATACCTATGGCTGGTATGGACCGGCCAATTATTGGAATAAGAGCGCGGTGGATGCCGCGATTCCGTCCGGATTTGGTTCAGCCACGTTGACGGGTGTGTTTGCAGGTTATGAACAACTTGTCGTGAAGAACGGCACAGGCGCCGTGGTTTCCGACGTGCGTGTTAAAGTGGGCGCAAACGATCCGATCAGCATTCAGGCGAGTCCGGCTGACGGCGGCCATGCCACGCCCGATCTGGCCCCGGGCGAAGTCTGGAGTGTGGTGTTGGAGTCCGGTTCATCGGCCATTGCAGGCATTCCGCCGACCATTACGACGGATCCCACGAGCCAGACAGTGGACAACGACGCCGACGTCACGCTTTCGGCGGCGGCCACCGGTTCGGCCACGCTCAGTTACCAGTGGCGCAAGGATGGCCTTGATATTACGGATGCCACCAATGCGACCCTTGTTTTGAACAATGTCACGGATGCCGATCAAGGCTCCTATGATTGTGTGATCACGAACCAGTTCCTCAAGGCGGCCGAAGCGAAACCCGTCACAGCGGCGGCGACGTTGCGTGTGCGGCCGATCATTACCGATGTGGCTGTGGAGTCGGGCTTGACGGTCCTCGTGACCTTCAGCCAGGCCATGGGCACGGGTGTGACGGACGCCGGCAATTACGCGATCACGGGTTCGTCCGGCCAAGGCACCTTGGCGAATGCGCCGGACGCCGTCGAGTTGGTCTCGGGCAACCAGTATCGCTTGACGTGGGCAGCCGGCGAGATGCGTAACGGGTTCGATATCACGGTTACCGCCACAGGCATGGAAGATGCGGAAGGCGATGCCGTGGCTCCGGCCGGAACATCCGGCACGCATGTCGGCGGCGCCATCGGCGTGAACCCGACCGTGACGGTCGAGCAGGCGGCTGGCCAAGCTGATCCGGCGGACGACGTGATCGTCCACTTCACGGCCACGTTCAGTGAAGCCGTCACCGGGTTTGATGAGACCGACGTGACCCTTGGCGGCACCTCGGGCGGTGTCAAGACGGTTGCGGTCACCGGCGGTCCGGTGGAGTTCGACATCGCGGTGCAGGGTATGACCGAAGGCACGTTGATTTGCAGCGTGGCGGCCGATGTCTGCACGGACTTGGCGGGTAATCCCAACGAGGCCTCGACAAGCGTTGACAATACCATCCTTTATGACGCCAACCTGCCGAGCGTGGTGAGTGTCAACGTGGTAACATGGCGTTCGGTGGATGTCACCTTCGACGAGGCCGTGTACGATGGCGCGACGGATCCGGCCAATTACGCCATTTCGGGCAGCGGAAATAACTCGCTGGCGACGAATCCTGATAGCGTCGTGAACGTCGGCGGCAATACATACCGGTTGACGTGGACGGACGGCGAGATGTTCGATGGCCTTGACATCACGATTACCGTGACCAATGTGTTCGACGCCATTGGGCGCCCGATGGGTTCACAGAACTTTGGCACGCATGTCGGCGGCGGCATCGCTCCGGTTCATATCACGGGCGATCCGGTCTCGCTGACAGTCAATTGGCACCAGGCTGTTCCGGCCCAGTTCACCGTCTCGGCGACGGGCACCGCGCCGCTGGTGTACCAGTGGCGGAAAGACGGTCTCGACATGGCCGACGGCGGCAACATCAGCGGCGCCAGCACGGCCGCGCTCGATATCGCCAGTCCGGAAAACTCGGACGAAGCCGTCTATCTGTGCGCGGTCAACAACGTCGTGGGCAATGAGGTCACGTCGAACACGGCGACGCTTACGGTGAACGATCCGTACATTGCGACCCATCCGGTTTCGCAATCCGTGCTGCCGCACACGAACGTGAACTTCAGCGTGGAGGCATACGGCAGCGGCGTGCTCGATTACCGCTGGAGCAAGGACGGAACGCCGCTCGACGACGGCGGCAACATCAGCGGCGCCTCGACGGCATCGCTCGATCTGACCGATGTGAGCGCGGCCGACAACGGCGCTTACGTATGCACCGTCACGGGCGCGGATCCGGAACCGGTGGTCTCCAATGCGGCGACGCTTTCGGTGACGGATCCTGCAATCCTGACGCAGCCGGCGTCCATCACGGTTGATCCGGATCAACCCGCGTCGTTTACGGTGGTGCTGGTGACGGGCAGCACGCTTCCCGTTGATTACCAGTGGCTGAAGGACGGTTCGCCGCTTGCCAATACGGGCACGCTGGAGGCGGGCAACTATACGGCCACGCTGACCATCCCGGCGGCTCAACAGGCCGATGAGGGATTGTACAGCTGCCAGCTGGCCGGCGTGGACACGATCGTGTCCGACGCGGCGGAGTTGACGGTCAACGATCCTCCGGACATTGACTCGGTTGTCGTTACGCCGACAGGCGGTGTCGTGGCGATTGGCGCACCGGCCCAGTTCGAAGTCATCATGAAGCCTCACGATGACTACACCCCGTTCAGCTACCAGTGGAAACTTAACGGTGTGGATCTGGCCGATGGACCGGGTATCTCCGGCGCCAATGCGGCGGTGCTCCAGATAGCCGCGGCTCAAATTCCCGATGAAGGCGCATACACCTGTACGGTCACCAACAGCGCCGGTGAGGATACCAGCGATCCGGTGAACCTGTGGGTGGGAGGCGCTCCGCTGTCCATAGACAACGTGTTGCCGAACCTCAAACGGTATCTCGGCGAATGGGCGCAGTTCACCGTTTCCGTGTCGGGCGGACGTCCGCCGATCACGTACGAGTGGTGGTTTGTCGAAGAGCTGGCCAAGGCCAATACGACGCCGATTCAGGTCAACACCGAATCGTTGCCCGTCTACAACACCATGGCGCTCTTCGCGAACGAGGGCTTCTACACGGCACGGGTCATTGACGACCGCATCGCGCTGCAGTCGAACACGGCCTATCTGGACGTTGAGGACTTCCTGAGAATTCAGACGCATCCGCAGGGCGCGTCGAAGCTCACGAATCAGACTCACACGTTCAACGTGACCACGTCGGGCGGCTTCCTGCCGTTGTCGTATTCGTGGTACAAGATAGGGAATCCGGCGGTGCTGGGCACGACCCCGTCGTACACAATCCCGTCGTTGACCGTGTCGGATGCGGGTGCATACTTTGTGCAGATTTCCGACTCGAACACCAACGTGGTGGTCTCGAATTCGGCTGTGCTCGAAGTGGCGCCCGGAACGCCGGTGGCCGGTCTGATTGGACTGGGCCTGCTGGGCGGCATGGTCCTGTGCGGCGGCGCGTTCGTGGTGCGTCGGCGCAAGTAG
- a CDS encoding PaaI family thioesterase — protein MNADESILREYFKEDYYAAELGIDLLEFEDGYARARMKLDRKHRNGLRMVHGGAIFGLADFAFAVAGNSHGTAAVAIHADISYVGIAKGGVLYAEAREQSCSARLGAYDVRVTDETGTVVALFHGMVYRKPDRIADIVAARNAASNP, from the coding sequence ATGAATGCCGACGAATCAATATTACGCGAGTATTTCAAGGAAGATTACTACGCGGCCGAATTGGGAATAGATTTGCTCGAATTCGAAGACGGGTATGCGCGGGCGCGAATGAAACTGGATCGGAAGCACCGAAACGGACTGCGGATGGTCCACGGCGGCGCAATTTTCGGGCTGGCGGATTTTGCGTTTGCCGTGGCCGGCAACTCCCACGGAACGGCGGCGGTGGCGATTCATGCCGACATTTCCTACGTGGGCATAGCCAAGGGCGGCGTGCTGTATGCCGAAGCGCGCGAACAATCGTGTTCGGCCCGCCTTGGGGCATACGATGTCCGGGTCACGGACGAGACGGGCACGGTCGTCGCGTTGTTTCACGGGATGGTCTACCGAAAGCCGGATCGCATCGCGGATATCGTCGCCGCGCGCAACGCCGCTTCAAATCCATAG
- the coaD gene encoding pantetheine-phosphate adenylyltransferase translates to MPNRLAVYPGSFDPPTFGHLDLIYRAARIFPRLVVAVATNNEKQCLFTVAERIEMLQAITRDMPTVEIDSFTGLTAEFARKRAAVAIVRGLRAISDFEYEHGMAVTNQKLNPEVDTVCLMPSEPYLFLSSRVVKEVARLGGDVSHAVPPIVLERLRQRFGQGQSTSDSSSG, encoded by the coding sequence ATGCCTAACCGCCTGGCTGTGTATCCGGGAAGTTTCGATCCGCCGACCTTCGGCCATTTGGATCTGATTTATCGCGCCGCCCGAATTTTCCCCCGGCTCGTGGTGGCCGTGGCCACCAACAATGAAAAACAGTGCCTGTTCACCGTGGCCGAACGAATCGAGATGCTCCAGGCAATTACACGGGACATGCCCACCGTCGAAATAGACTCCTTTACCGGACTGACCGCCGAATTTGCGCGCAAACGCGCCGCAGTGGCCATTGTCCGGGGATTGCGCGCCATTTCCGATTTCGAATACGAACACGGAATGGCCGTAACCAATCAAAAACTTAATCCGGAGGTGGACACAGTTTGCCTCATGCCCAGCGAGCCGTATCTGTTTCTGAGTTCGCGGGTCGTGAAGGAAGTGGCCCGGCTCGGCGGGGACGTTTCGCATGCGGTTCCGCCGATTGTGCTTGAACGACTACGGCAACGGTTTGGTCAAGGACAATCCACCAGCGATAGCAGTTCCGGGTGA
- a CDS encoding inositol monophosphatase produces the protein MTEIDLIQSLLKEASVYVREQYARRDRVGVQSKGNPNDLLTEADLGVQDLIVEGIRNCFPGDAIAAEERDFAHAPADRDARCWVIDPIDGTQNFVRGFFPMFGISIAFVRGGMAVAAGVALPISGGCFLAERGAGSFRDECRLRVSDVASASVARVEVDFSGPPERAETLRRASRIICGAGQIRCACATVVSLCQIAAGEMDGFVHVALHPWDYAAAQLIVEEAGGRATRLDGRPLGVFDGGKGALLSNGHIHPELLSLVDCP, from the coding sequence ATGACAGAGATAGACCTGATACAAAGTCTGCTGAAAGAAGCGTCGGTTTATGTGCGCGAGCAATATGCGCGCAGGGATCGCGTCGGCGTGCAATCCAAGGGCAATCCCAACGACCTGCTGACGGAAGCGGATCTTGGCGTTCAGGATCTGATTGTGGAAGGCATCCGGAATTGTTTTCCCGGCGATGCGATTGCTGCGGAAGAGCGTGATTTCGCGCACGCGCCGGCGGATCGCGATGCGCGCTGCTGGGTTATCGATCCGATAGACGGCACGCAAAATTTCGTTCGCGGTTTTTTCCCGATGTTCGGGATTTCGATTGCATTTGTCCGTGGCGGCATGGCCGTTGCCGCCGGCGTGGCGCTTCCGATATCCGGCGGCTGCTTTCTGGCCGAGCGCGGCGCGGGATCGTTCCGAGACGAATGCCGGCTGCGGGTTTCGGATGTTGCCTCGGCGTCCGTGGCGCGGGTGGAAGTGGATTTTTCAGGACCGCCCGAGCGCGCCGAAACCCTGCGCAGGGCATCGCGCATCATTTGCGGCGCCGGCCAGATCCGGTGCGCCTGCGCGACGGTTGTGTCGCTTTGCCAGATAGCGGCCGGCGAGATGGACGGATTTGTTCACGTCGCCTTGCACCCGTGGGACTATGCAGCGGCGCAGTTGATTGTCGAGGAGGCCGGCGGACGCGCGACAAGGCTGGACGGCCGTCCGCTGGGCGTATTCGATGGCGGCAAGGGGGCCCTGCTCAGCAACGGGCACATTCACCCGGAACTGCTATCGCTGGTGGATTGTCCTTGA
- a CDS encoding DUF4203 domain-containing protein, which translates to MPVISEITRLRFSELSPEHIRAFFAGALILGALYCFLGYRFVRVTIGMTGFLLAGGMAAILAGFITEGQIISMAISGCIGGIAGAMALFFLYKAGLFCVGALGCAVAAHMALAGRPDDWIPSAIVAASVFGGLAALVFERGVTILATAAVGAWLVCYGTFSVLAAGQNFSWTPRAMLMLLTAWLALAATGAATQFATGSTDR; encoded by the coding sequence ATGCCCGTTATATCCGAAATAACCCGTCTGCGCTTTTCGGAATTATCGCCCGAACACATTCGCGCCTTCTTTGCCGGCGCATTGATCCTAGGCGCCCTGTACTGCTTCCTGGGCTATCGTTTCGTGCGAGTCACCATCGGCATGACGGGATTCCTGCTCGCGGGCGGAATGGCGGCCATTCTGGCGGGATTCATTACTGAAGGACAGATTATTTCCATGGCCATTTCGGGTTGCATCGGGGGAATCGCCGGCGCCATGGCCCTCTTTTTCCTTTATAAAGCGGGCTTGTTTTGCGTTGGCGCCCTGGGATGCGCCGTCGCCGCGCACATGGCGCTCGCCGGTCGCCCCGACGACTGGATTCCTTCCGCCATCGTCGCCGCTTCCGTGTTTGGCGGATTGGCCGCGCTGGTGTTCGAGCGGGGCGTCACGATCCTTGCAACCGCCGCCGTGGGTGCATGGCTCGTCTGTTACGGCACGTTCAGCGTCTTAGCCGCCGGCCAAAACTTTTCCTGGACGCCGCGCGCCATGCTGATGTTGCTCACGGCATGGCTCGCGCTCGCCGCGACCGGAGCCGCCACCCAATTCGCCACGGGTTCAACGGATCGCTGA
- a CDS encoding trimethylamine methyltransferase family protein has protein sequence MELAALHVLSPDEIEMIHEASLDILEQAGVKVGSGRMRTFLAEHGLPVDEATGVARIPRGCIEDCLDSAPPRFDVFDREGNRLFALGGSKPRIAAGHNAVFWVDSETGVTRPSTVADVEQFARLCEALDDIDIIGIPVMPQDAPNPSATLLYGVRACIANSCKPIFFSTDRPEINRAVMEMLDAAFAKDLHAQAYGIAQLSPTSPLFWEGSVCDALEDTVRFGVPLAILPEPNAGVSCPYTLAGLIAMNNAEWLSGMVMTQLIRPGAPIMYANSWTTTDMRNGYALVGSAETTVCRVAGAQMARRYRVPSHTTAPNSDNHAHDEQNAWEKALSQFCAIASGNDLIVNCGMFATGMTCSHEQLIMDAEMSALARRIARGIQVDDETIAKETIVELGPRNPAYLTAPHTLEWLHSDEHLTPRVSVRCPRAMWEAAGSKDTPALARERMRELEQSSTPAPLDAQRLRAVDTVVAGFA, from the coding sequence ATGGAACTGGCGGCATTGCACGTGCTTTCTCCGGACGAAATTGAAATGATTCACGAGGCTTCGCTCGATATCCTCGAACAGGCCGGCGTAAAAGTGGGAAGCGGCCGCATGCGCACCTTCCTGGCCGAACACGGATTGCCCGTGGACGAAGCGACGGGCGTGGCGCGGATTCCGCGCGGCTGCATCGAAGATTGCCTTGACTCCGCGCCACCCCGATTCGACGTGTTCGATCGCGAGGGCAACCGCCTGTTCGCGCTGGGCGGAAGCAAGCCGCGCATCGCCGCGGGACATAACGCCGTCTTCTGGGTGGATTCCGAAACGGGCGTGACACGTCCCTCGACAGTGGCCGACGTCGAACAATTCGCGAGGCTGTGCGAAGCGCTGGACGACATTGACATCATCGGGATTCCCGTCATGCCGCAGGACGCGCCCAATCCGAGCGCCACGCTGTTGTACGGCGTGCGGGCGTGCATCGCCAACAGCTGTAAACCGATATTCTTCTCGACGGATCGCCCGGAGATCAATCGCGCCGTCATGGAAATGCTGGATGCCGCATTCGCCAAGGATCTCCATGCGCAGGCCTACGGAATCGCCCAGCTCTCGCCGACCAGTCCCCTGTTCTGGGAGGGCAGCGTGTGCGATGCGCTCGAGGACACGGTGCGCTTCGGCGTGCCCCTGGCGATCCTGCCCGAACCCAACGCGGGCGTGTCGTGCCCGTACACACTGGCGGGTTTGATTGCGATGAACAACGCCGAATGGCTGTCGGGTATGGTCATGACACAATTGATCCGGCCCGGCGCGCCCATCATGTACGCGAATTCGTGGACCACGACCGACATGCGCAACGGCTATGCGCTGGTCGGGTCCGCGGAGACCACCGTCTGCCGCGTGGCGGGCGCGCAGATGGCGCGGCGCTACCGCGTGCCGTCGCATACGACCGCGCCGAATTCGGACAATCACGCCCACGACGAACAAAACGCATGGGAAAAGGCCCTGAGCCAGTTCTGCGCCATCGCGTCGGGCAACGACCTGATCGTGAATTGCGGCATGTTCGCGACCGGCATGACGTGCAGCCATGAACAACTGATCATGGACGCCGAAATGTCCGCCTTGGCGCGGCGCATCGCCCGCGGCATTCAGGTGGACGATGAAACCATCGCCAAAGAAACGATTGTCGAACTTGGCCCGCGCAATCCCGCCTATCTGACCGCGCCGCACACCCTCGAATGGCTGCATTCCGACGAGCACTTGACGCCGCGCGTGTCGGTTCGGTGTCCCCGCGCGATGTGGGAAGCCGCCGGGTCCAAAGACACCCCCGCTCTGGCGCGCGAACGCATGCGCGAACTTGAACAATCGTCAACGCCTGCCCCGCTCGACGCACAGCGCCTTCGCGCGGTGGATACCGTTGTCGCAGGGTTTGCATGA